In the genome of Bradyrhizobium arachidis, one region contains:
- a CDS encoding PaaI family thioesterase, with protein sequence MSETQGFDLQALDAVNASAAFNRSAGFDVVAAGHGEVTIRMGWQDDLTQYSGHLHAGLIAALLDTACGFAAATLVGAVTASHFSMNCLRPAIGRYFVAKGTTLRAGRRQVFARAELFAADERDDLALVATGETVLVPTGEPRKVDGS encoded by the coding sequence ATGAGCGAGACGCAAGGGTTCGACCTGCAAGCACTCGACGCGGTCAACGCCTCGGCGGCCTTCAACCGCTCCGCCGGCTTCGACGTGGTCGCTGCCGGTCATGGCGAGGTGACCATCCGCATGGGCTGGCAGGACGATCTGACCCAATATTCCGGGCATCTCCACGCCGGTCTGATCGCCGCCCTGCTCGACACCGCCTGTGGCTTCGCCGCAGCGACGCTCGTCGGTGCGGTCACCGCTTCGCATTTCTCGATGAATTGCCTGAGGCCGGCGATCGGCCGCTATTTTGTCGCGAAGGGAACGACGCTCCGCGCCGGGCGCAGGCAGGTGTTCGCCCGCGCCGAGCTCTTCGCGGCCGACGAGCGAGATGATCTCGCCCTCGTCGCGACCGGCGAAACCGTGCTCGTCCCCACCGGCGAACCGCGCAAGGTTGACGGGAGTTGA
- a CDS encoding cytochrome b/b6 domain-containing protein, whose product MIDEAVPETRGASDRTPADRTASRTVAVWDLPLRLWHWALAASILAAWFTPTVYDRAHRIVGYTVLGLLAFRLAWGFWGSRYSRFRMVGVRLRAAPRYLWNLRRGITGRYIGLNPAGTLMLVALLLSIAVSAITGAMSVTVTFFGVWWVEDTHHYSSDAVIVLVVLHVLGVVLMGILQRENLIRAMFTGRKRIRHHQ is encoded by the coding sequence TTGATCGACGAAGCGGTGCCAGAAACGCGCGGGGCGTCCGACAGGACCCCCGCGGATCGAACTGCATCGCGGACGGTTGCGGTCTGGGACCTCCCGCTACGCCTCTGGCATTGGGCTCTCGCGGCCAGCATCCTGGCCGCCTGGTTCACCCCTACGGTCTACGACAGAGCTCATCGCATCGTCGGCTATACGGTGCTCGGGCTGCTCGCCTTCCGTCTGGCCTGGGGCTTCTGGGGAAGCCGCTATTCGCGCTTCCGCATGGTCGGCGTCAGGCTCCGTGCCGCGCCGCGCTATCTCTGGAATCTGCGCCGCGGCATCACCGGCCGCTATATCGGGCTCAATCCCGCCGGCACCCTGATGCTGGTGGCGCTGCTGCTCTCGATTGCCGTCTCGGCCATCACCGGCGCGATGTCGGTGACGGTGACGTTCTTCGGCGTCTGGTGGGTCGAGGACACCCATCACTATTCATCGGACGCGGTCATCGTCCTGGTCGTGCTGCATGTATTGGGCGTGGTGCTGATGGGAATTCTCCAGCGCGAGAACCTGATCCGCGCGATGTTCACCGGCCGCAAGCGCATCCGGCATCATCAGTAG
- a CDS encoding PepSY domain-containing protein: MKVIRVVAIALTVGIGMSSAAMADGFKNCTKIDKASWKPASDAEAKAKAAGYEVRRSKVEGSCYEVYGVKEGKLYELFYSPEDLSLKHTIAK; this comes from the coding sequence GTGAAGGTCATTCGTGTTGTTGCCATTGCACTGACGGTCGGGATTGGCATGAGCTCGGCGGCGATGGCCGACGGTTTCAAGAACTGCACCAAGATCGACAAGGCGTCGTGGAAGCCGGCGAGCGATGCCGAAGCCAAGGCCAAGGCCGCCGGCTACGAGGTGCGGCGCTCCAAGGTCGAAGGTTCGTGCTATGAGGTCTACGGCGTCAAGGAAGGCAAGCTCTACGAGCTGTTCTACAGCCCGGAAGATCTCAGCCTGAAGCACACGATCGCCAAGTAA
- the trxA gene encoding thioredoxin yields MTIIDQGNGAAGPAAADLIKDTTTQTFVKDVIEESKRQPVLIDFWAEWCGPCKQLTPVLEKAVKAAKGKVKLVKMNIDQHPAIPGQMGIQSIPAVIAFVNGQPADGFMGAVPESQVNAFIERLTKGMTAPGEVNVAEIVQEAEAVLAEGDAAAAAQIYAEALQHDSTNIAALAGLAKCYAVSGAMEQAKQTLAMVPESKRNDPAVKAVQTTIELAEQAEQLGPVAELEQKVAANPLDHQARFDLATALNAQGNRTAATEQLLEIVKRDRKWNDDGARKQLVQFFEAWGGTDDATVEGRKRLSTILFS; encoded by the coding sequence GTGACGATCATCGACCAGGGTAACGGAGCGGCGGGCCCGGCTGCGGCCGATCTGATCAAGGACACCACCACCCAGACCTTCGTGAAGGACGTCATCGAGGAATCGAAGCGCCAGCCGGTGCTGATCGACTTCTGGGCGGAGTGGTGCGGCCCCTGCAAGCAGCTCACTCCGGTGCTGGAAAAGGCAGTCAAGGCGGCCAAGGGCAAGGTCAAGCTGGTCAAGATGAACATCGACCAGCATCCGGCGATCCCGGGCCAGATGGGCATCCAGTCGATCCCGGCCGTGATCGCTTTCGTCAATGGCCAGCCCGCCGATGGCTTCATGGGCGCGGTGCCGGAAAGCCAGGTCAACGCCTTCATCGAGCGGCTGACCAAGGGCATGACTGCGCCCGGCGAGGTCAATGTCGCCGAGATCGTGCAGGAGGCCGAAGCGGTGCTCGCCGAGGGCGATGCCGCGGCCGCCGCGCAGATCTATGCCGAGGCGCTCCAGCATGATTCGACCAACATCGCCGCGCTTGCCGGCCTTGCGAAGTGCTACGCGGTGTCGGGCGCGATGGAGCAGGCCAAGCAGACGCTGGCCATGGTGCCGGAATCCAAGCGCAACGACCCCGCGGTGAAGGCCGTGCAGACCACGATCGAGCTCGCCGAGCAGGCGGAGCAGCTCGGCCCGGTCGCCGAGCTTGAACAGAAAGTCGCCGCAAACCCGCTCGATCATCAGGCACGGTTCGACCTTGCGACCGCCCTCAACGCGCAAGGCAACCGCACTGCGGCCACCGAACAGCTGCTCGAGATCGTCAAGCGCGACCGCAAGTGGAACGATGACGGCGCCCGCAAGCAGCTGGTGCAGTTCTTCGAGGCCTGGGGCGGCACGGATGACGCAACCGTCGAGGGTCGAAAGCGCTTGTCGACGATCCTGTTTTCGTAA
- a CDS encoding NAD-dependent epimerase/dehydratase family protein, translated as MTILVTGSTGHLGEAILRTLRGCGSLARGVDLKPSPLTDAVGSIVDPDFVRRQMEGISAVIHTATLHKPHVATHSKQDFVDTNVTGTLNLLEAAAAAGVRSFVFTSTTSAFGSQLRPEAGQAAVWVTEDLPPVPKNIYGTTKLMAENLCELFFRERGLPVVVLRTSRFFPEDDDDPAMRSAYPLDNAQANELLYRRLDIADVVGAHLLAVERAPKIGFARYIVSATSPFEEHHLGALARDAAALVRALYPDCENLYAARGWRLFPQIDRVYVNERARRELGWRPEFDFAHVLRSLRDGRDFRSALAREVGSKGYHDVAFDDGPYPVAS; from the coding sequence ATGACAATTCTTGTTACGGGCAGCACGGGTCACCTCGGAGAGGCGATCCTCCGCACGCTTCGTGGGTGCGGTTCCTTGGCGCGTGGAGTCGATCTGAAGCCATCACCATTAACCGATGCCGTCGGCTCGATCGTCGATCCCGATTTCGTCCGGCGGCAGATGGAGGGCATCTCCGCCGTCATCCACACCGCGACGCTGCACAAGCCGCATGTGGCGACTCACAGCAAGCAGGATTTTGTCGATACCAACGTCACCGGCACGCTCAACCTGCTCGAGGCGGCGGCGGCCGCCGGCGTGCGCAGCTTCGTCTTCACCAGCACTACCAGCGCGTTCGGCTCGCAGCTTCGTCCCGAAGCCGGGCAGGCGGCGGTGTGGGTCACCGAGGATCTGCCGCCGGTGCCGAAAAACATTTACGGCACGACCAAGCTGATGGCCGAGAACCTCTGCGAGCTGTTCTTTCGCGAGCGCGGCCTGCCGGTCGTGGTGTTGCGGACCTCGCGCTTCTTTCCGGAGGACGATGACGATCCCGCGATGCGGTCGGCCTACCCGCTGGACAACGCGCAGGCCAATGAGTTGCTCTATCGCCGGCTGGATATAGCGGACGTGGTGGGCGCGCATCTGCTCGCGGTCGAGCGCGCGCCGAAGATCGGCTTTGCCCGCTACATCGTCTCCGCCACAAGTCCGTTCGAAGAGCACCATCTCGGAGCGCTGGCGCGCGACGCGGCCGCTCTCGTGCGAGCGCTCTATCCCGACTGCGAGAACCTCTACGCCGCACGCGGCTGGCGCCTGTTTCCGCAGATCGACCGCGTCTATGTCAATGAGCGCGCGCGGCGCGAGCTAGGCTGGCGGCCGGAATTCGACTTTGCCCATGTGCTGCGCAGCCTTCGCGATGGCCGCGATTTCCGCAGTGCGCTAGCGCGCGAGGTCGGCTCGAAGGGCTATCATGATGTGGCTTTCGACGACGGGCCCTACCCCGTCGCCTCATAA
- a CDS encoding SDR family oxidoreductase, with protein sequence MALTLVTGGTGHLGGDIVDRLVRAGHRVRVFARSPGARPDVEWASGDLATGAGLRAALHDVDTVINAATYSPIARRGGIRPIDFFRSPSAVDVEGTERLLAVSGEAQVRHFLHVSIVGLDEATLPYARVKLAGEWLVRASDLSWSVVRAMPFYYLLDRLLSGLSWLPVWPMPTARFNPVDTTDVANHVVACAFDGQRGVRAEIGGPEALDLVALARQYQDARRLHRKILPIDLSEAKARGMGFVVSQGVRGRLTWADWLRRNDPGTRSAA encoded by the coding sequence ATGGCGCTGACGCTCGTCACCGGAGGTACAGGTCATCTCGGCGGGGATATCGTCGATCGTCTCGTTCGCGCCGGGCATCGTGTCCGGGTGTTTGCGCGCTCGCCAGGCGCGCGACCGGATGTCGAATGGGCCTCAGGTGATCTTGCCACGGGCGCCGGTCTGCGGGCCGCGCTACATGACGTGGACACGGTCATCAATGCCGCGACGTATTCGCCGATCGCGCGGCGCGGCGGCATCCGTCCGATCGACTTCTTCAGGTCGCCCTCCGCCGTGGATGTCGAAGGCACGGAACGTCTGCTGGCCGTTAGCGGGGAAGCTCAGGTGCGGCACTTCCTCCACGTCTCGATCGTCGGTCTCGACGAGGCGACCCTGCCCTATGCGCGGGTCAAGCTCGCCGGCGAATGGCTGGTGCGTGCATCCGACCTGTCCTGGTCCGTCGTTCGCGCGATGCCGTTCTATTATCTGCTCGACAGGCTGCTTTCGGGCCTGTCCTGGCTTCCGGTGTGGCCGATGCCGACGGCGCGGTTCAATCCGGTCGATACGACAGACGTTGCCAACCACGTCGTGGCTTGCGCATTCGACGGGCAGCGCGGCGTGCGCGCGGAGATCGGCGGGCCGGAAGCTCTCGATCTCGTCGCCCTCGCCCGCCAATATCAGGACGCGAGAAGACTGCATCGAAAAATTCTGCCGATCGATCTTTCGGAGGCTAAGGCGCGCGGCATGGGTTTTGTCGTCAGTCAGGGTGTGCGTGGCCGCCTCACCTGGGCGGACTGGCTGCGGCGCAACGATCCGGGGACGCGAAGCGCGGCCTAG
- a CDS encoding LON peptidase substrate-binding domain-containing protein produces the protein MPINIEYRGPADLPEIIPVFPLPGALLLPRGQMPLNIFEPRYLAMVDDAFRDGHRLIGMIQPDVAHSPKNSDKPALFRVGCVGRITQLAESGDGRYILELTGVSRFKVVAELDVLTAYRQCKVDFFAFVDDFTARMGEDDVDREALLSVLADFLKANNLKVDWEGVESAPNEALVNALAMMSPYGPAEKQAMLEAPDLKTRAEILIAVTEMDLAKKRTSGDPPLQ, from the coding sequence ATGCCGATCAACATCGAATATCGCGGGCCCGCCGACCTTCCGGAGATCATTCCGGTGTTTCCGCTGCCGGGCGCGCTGTTGCTGCCGCGCGGCCAGATGCCGCTCAACATCTTCGAGCCGCGCTATCTCGCGATGGTCGACGATGCCTTCCGCGACGGCCACCGCCTGATCGGCATGATCCAGCCTGACGTCGCGCATTCGCCGAAGAATTCGGATAAGCCGGCGCTGTTCCGCGTCGGCTGCGTCGGCCGCATCACCCAGCTCGCCGAATCCGGCGACGGCCGCTACATCCTCGAGCTCACCGGCGTCTCCCGCTTCAAGGTGGTCGCGGAGCTCGATGTGCTGACCGCCTACCGCCAGTGCAAGGTGGATTTCTTCGCCTTCGTCGACGATTTCACCGCGCGCATGGGCGAGGACGACGTCGATCGCGAGGCACTGCTGTCCGTGCTGGCGGACTTCTTGAAAGCCAACAACCTCAAGGTCGACTGGGAAGGCGTCGAAAGCGCGCCCAACGAGGCGCTGGTCAACGCGCTGGCGATGATGTCGCCCTATGGTCCGGCCGAGAAACAGGCCATGCTGGAGGCGCCGGACCTCAAGACCCGCGCCGAGATCCTGATCGCGGTGACCGAGATGGACCTGGCCAAGAAGCGCACCAGCGGCGATCCGCCGTTGCAGTGA